The Mycolicibacterium mucogenicum DSM 44124 genomic sequence GTTGCCAACCCGAAGGTGAAGTTCCAGGTGCGCGGCGAGAAACTGCAGCTGACCGCCCGTGAGGCCACCGATGCCGAACGCGACGAGTACTGGCCCAAGCTCGACGCCATGTACCCCGACTTCGTCGACTACCGCTCGCACACGGACCGGAAGATTCCGATCATCCTGCTCGACCCGGCCTGAGCACAGACCGAAAAAAACTCCCCTGGACGCCCGTCGTCCCAGGGGAGTTTTTTCGTGATCGGTGAACCGATCAGGCCCGGCGATCGTGATCCGAAAGGGGCTCTCACGATCGGAGAAATCTCATGAACCGCTCCATCATCCTCCCGTGTGTGGTCACCGCATTCGTCGCGCTGTCGCCCGCCGGCGTCGCCCTCGCCGACAACCCACACGCCCCCGGCACCACCGGCCAACCCGGCAAGGAGGCCAGCGACAACCCCGCTCTGAAGCCGCCGGGCTTCAGCAGCCAGGGATTCGCCAACGCTGAACAGCATTACGCGGGAAGCGAATTGAACCCGAACAGGGGAAACACGGACAAGGCCGTCAGCCAATACGACGTCGCCGGATTCCAATGGGAGCAGCACCACCCGGCAGGCTAGGCGCGGCGCCCTGCGCGCGCCAGCAAAGTTCATCCGGTAATTGACGGAAGAGACTAGACAGATTCATAGATGTGTACATAGTGTGGCCCTGCACACATCCAGGGCCAACACTATGGAGCCGTCTATGTCATCAATGGTCCGGCTGAACCACAGCCGAACATTCAAACGCGGGGCTCGAGCCGCGGCCGTTCTGGTCGCCGCCGTCTTCATGTTCCTCACCTCGGCCTTTTCGGCCTGGGCCGCAACGAACATCACCATCACGTTTGTCCGGCACGGCGAATCCGAGGGGAACGCCTCGGGCCTCATCGACACCAAGATCCCGGGCCCCAACCTGACGACGACGGGCCAGACCCAGGCCCAGACGGTGGCCGGCGTCCTCGCCAATGACGGCCTGGCACACGACGCCATCTTCGCCTCGGACATGGTGCGCACCCAGCAGACCGCAGCGCCGTACGCCACCGCGACCGGCATGCCGGTGACGGTGCTGAGCGGTCTCCATGAGGTGCAGGCCGGCATCTTCGAAGGCCAGTCGCAGGACTCCGGCTTCGCCCGCATTCTCTACGCGCTGATCCCGCTGTCCTGGGCCACCGGCAACCTCCTGATGCCGATGCCCGGTTCGCCCGATGCCAATGGCGCGGTCTTCCAGGACCGGTTCAACGGCGCGGTCGACGACATCTACAACAGCGGCGCGCAGAACCCGGTGGCCTTCGCGCACGGCATGTCGATCATGGCGTGGACCCTGATGAACGTCGAAAACCCCGACCTCACCCTGATGCTGAAGCACCCGCTGGGCAACACCGAGATCGTCACCGTGACCGGCAACCCCGAGGACGGCTGGACCCTGGAGAACTGGGGCGGTATCGCCGTCACGCAGAACCCGGCCCTGCCTACCAAGCTGTTCGTCAACGTACGCGACGCCGTCAAGGTGCCGCAGATGGCGCTCTACAACGTCGCGAAGGCCCTGCGGACCGGCAACATCGCCAACGTCGCCAACGCTATTCGGGACGGGGTGTTCGATACCGCCAAGGCCGTCGTGAACCTTCCGATCAACGTGGTCAAGAGCGTCGTGAAGTCCATCCAGACCGGCACCGTCTTCAAGGCGGCACCCCCGCCGGCGTCGGTGCAGGCCGTCACCCCAAATACCGCCGCAGCGAAAGAGGCCGACAGCGCCGACAAGCCCGCGGTGACGCCGACGCTCGCCAAGCAGGTCTCCGCCCTGAAGCCGGCCACCACCGGCACGAAGGACAAGACCGTCAAGACCACCAAGGTCGACGACACCCCGGCTGACACCACCAAGGCCGACGACGTCAAGGCCGGCGATACGAAGGCCGGTGATTCCAAGGCCGAGGACACCCCGAAGGCCGGCACCGGCGACAAGGGCGCCGAGGACAAGGGCACCAAGGTCAAGAAGGACAAGCCGAAGGAGGACAAGTCCGACAAGGCCGACAAGCCCAAGGCCGAAAAGCCGAAGAAGGCGGAGAAGCAGCAGAAGGACAAGGCCGCCAAGGCCGACGCCGCCAAGTAACAACAGCAAAGAGGCTCCCCCAGAACGAGTTTCGTTCTGGGGGAGTTTTTCTTTCCGCGACGGAATCGGCGGCCGGGCCCCGTCGTTGTCGTTGATATGCCGACCGGAGTTGTGCTGGACCCCGACCGTACTTCCGCCAATCATGTCGCTGCCGCGATCGACCAGGCCCGCCGCGCCTACAACGCCGGCGTCGGCCAGGTGTGGATAGCCCAGCAGTTCGACCACGACGCGATCTCGCTCGCCGGATACGTCGGCGCCGCGGTGCCGGGCCTTGGCGTCGGCACCTTTGTCGTACCGGTCAACCCGCGCCACCCGCTGACGCTCGCCTCCCAGGCGCTGACCGCTCAAGCGGCCACTGGCGGAAACTTCAGCCTCGGCCTCGGGCTGGGTGCGCACGCTCCTGAACAGGTGGCTTTCGGTACCGCGTGGCCGAACACCATCGGCCGGCTGCGCGAACACCTGCAGGTGCTGCGGTCGATCCTGGATACCGGCACCGTCGACTTCCACGGCGAAGAATTCACCGCAGCCCCAGAGTTTCCGGTGACGGTCGCCGGTGGCACGCCCCTGCCTGTCTATGTCGCGGCCATGGGGCCCAAGGCATTACGTGTGACAGGGGAATTGGCGGACGGCACCCTGCCCTATCTGGCCGGGCCGCGCACCATCGAGGAATTCATCGTGCCGACCATCTCCGAGGCGGCAATCGCAGCCGGCAGGCCCGCGCCCAAAGTGATTGCCGCGGTACCCGTTCTGGTGACCGACGACGTCGACGAGGGCCGCAACCGCGCGGCCGAGGCCCTTGAGTTCTATGCGACGATCCCGTCGTACGCCAAGGTGATCGAACGCGAAGGCGTCGACTCGGTCATCGATCTCGCGGCGGTCGGCACTGCTTCGCAGGTGTCCACTCAACTGCGCCGCTACCTGGCCGCAGGCGCGACCGATGTCGTACTCAGTCCGCTCGTCCGCACGGGAATCGCGGCGCTCGAACCGATCTGGGATGTCGCCGCCACGCTGTGACGCAGACCCAAAAAAGCGTCCCCGCAACGTTATTCGTTGCGGGGACGCTTTTGCGATCGCGGCTGTTACGAGCCGTAGACGGGCACCGCGGGACGCGCCTTGGCCAGCAGGTCGGTGACCACGGGGCCCAGCTCAGCCGGGTCCCACTTGGCGCCCTTGTCGATCTCGGGGCCGTGCGCCCAGCCCTCGGCGACGCGAATCTTGCCGCCTTCGAGCTCGAACACCTTGCCCGTGACGTCGCGCGACTCCACGCTGCCCAGCCACACCACCAGCGGGGAGATGTTCTCGGGGGCCATGGAGTCGAACGCCTGGTCCTGGGTGTTCATCGCATCGGCGAAGACGGTCTCGGTCATCCGGGTACGAGCCGATGGCGCGATGGCGTTGGCGGTGACGCCGTAGCGGCCCATCTCGGTCGCGGCGACCAGCGTCAGCGCGGCGATGCCGGCCTTGGACGCGCTGTAGGTGGCCTGGCCGACGCTGCCCTGCAGGCCGGCGCCCGAGCTGGTGTTGATGATGCGGGCGTCGACGGTCTCGCCGGCCTTGGACTTCGCACGCCAGTACGCGGCGGCGTGCTTCATGGTGGCGAAGTGCCCCTTGAGGTGCACCGCGGTGACGGCGTCGAATTCGTCTTCGGTGGCGTTGGCGAACATACGGTCGCGGACGATGCCGGCGTTGTTGACCAGCACGTCGAGGGTGCCGTAGGTATCGACGGCCTGCTGGATCAGGGCCGCGGCCTGCTCCCAGTCGGCGACGTTCGAACCGTTGGCCACGGCCTCGCCACCGGCGGCGACGATCTCGTCGACCACATTCTGCGCGGCGCTGCCGCCACCGGCGGGCGAACCG encodes the following:
- a CDS encoding LLM class F420-dependent oxidoreductase → MPTGVVLDPDRTSANHVAAAIDQARRAYNAGVGQVWIAQQFDHDAISLAGYVGAAVPGLGVGTFVVPVNPRHPLTLASQALTAQAATGGNFSLGLGLGAHAPEQVAFGTAWPNTIGRLREHLQVLRSILDTGTVDFHGEEFTAAPEFPVTVAGGTPLPVYVAAMGPKALRVTGELADGTLPYLAGPRTIEEFIVPTISEAAIAAGRPAPKVIAAVPVLVTDDVDEGRNRAAEALEFYATIPSYAKVIEREGVDSVIDLAAVGTASQVSTQLRRYLAAGATDVVLSPLVRTGIAALEPIWDVAATL
- a CDS encoding SDR family oxidoreductase — its product is MGLLDGRVVIVTGAGGGIGREHALAFAAEGARVVVNDIGVGLDGSPAGGGSAAQNVVDEIVAAGGEAVANGSNVADWEQAAALIQQAVDTYGTLDVLVNNAGIVRDRMFANATEDEFDAVTAVHLKGHFATMKHAAAYWRAKSKAGETVDARIINTSSGAGLQGSVGQATYSASKAGIAALTLVAATEMGRYGVTANAIAPSARTRMTETVFADAMNTQDQAFDSMAPENISPLVVWLGSVESRDVTGKVFELEGGKIRVAEGWAHGPEIDKGAKWDPAELGPVVTDLLAKARPAVPVYGS